The proteins below are encoded in one region of Phaseolus vulgaris cultivar G19833 chromosome 1, P. vulgaris v2.0, whole genome shotgun sequence:
- the LOC137813451 gene encoding bidirectional sugar transporter SWEET1-like isoform X1, with the protein MDIAHFVFGIFGNASGLFLFLAPIVTFKRVITNKSTEKFSGVPYPMTLLNCLLSAWYGLPFVSPDNILVSIINGIGAAIEVTYVFIFVLFAPKKEKAKILGLFSFVVAVFSAVVLVSLLALHGNARKLFCGFAASIFSIIMYGSPLSIMRLVIRTKSVEFMPFFLSLFVFLCGTSWFIYGLLGRDPFVAVPNGVGSALGTIQLILYFIYRDSKSDGKKATAASSSGTQEEGTVEMAKHANSNGTTTQEEQV; encoded by the exons ATGGATATTGCTCATTTCGTGTTCGGCATATTTG GGAATGCTTCTGGTTTGTTCCTCTTCTTGGCCCCAAT AGTAACATTCAAGAGGGTCATTACGAACAAATCCACAGAGAAGTTCTCTGGCGTTCCATACCCTATGACACTGCTCAACTGTCTGCTTTCTGCTTG GTATGGTTTACCATTTGTGTCCCCAGACAACATACTAGTATCAATAATCAATGGCATAGGAGCAGCGATTGAAGTGACATACGTTTTCATCTTcgtgttgtttgcacccaagaAAGAGAAGGCGAAGATTCTTGGCCTTTTCTCCTTCGTGGTGGCAGTGTTCTCTGCTGTGGTTTTGGTGTCCCTGTTAGCTCTCCATGGAAATGCCAGAAAACTCTTCTGTGGCTTCGCTGCTTCAATCTTTTCCATCATCATGTATGGGTCTCCCCTCTCCATTATG AGGCTAGTGATCAGAACCAAGAGTGTGGAGTTTATGCCCTTCTTCCTGTCGCTGTTTGTTTTCCTCTGTGGCACGTCTTGGTTTATCTACGGTCTTCTAGGTCGTGACCCTTTTGTGGCT GTACCTAATGGCGTGGGTTCAGCGTTGGGGACGATCCAACTGATACTGTATTTTATATACCGTGACAGTAAAAGTGATGGAAAGAAGGCAACAGCAGCATCATCGTCTGGAACACAAGAAGAAGGAACCGTGGAGATGGCAAAGCATGCCAACTCCAATGGAACAACTACGCAGGAAGAACAGGTCTAG
- the LOC137813451 gene encoding bidirectional sugar transporter SWEET1-like isoform X2, which produces MDIAHFVFGIFGNASGLFLFLAPIVTFKRVITNKSTEKFSGVPYPMTLLNCLLSAWYGLPFVSPDNILVSIINGIGAAIEVTYVFIFVLFAPKKEKAKILGLFSFVVAVFSAVVLVSLLALHGNARKLFCGFAASIFSIIMYGSPLSIMVPNGVGSALGTIQLILYFIYRDSKSDGKKATAASSSGTQEEGTVEMAKHANSNGTTTQEEQV; this is translated from the exons ATGGATATTGCTCATTTCGTGTTCGGCATATTTG GGAATGCTTCTGGTTTGTTCCTCTTCTTGGCCCCAAT AGTAACATTCAAGAGGGTCATTACGAACAAATCCACAGAGAAGTTCTCTGGCGTTCCATACCCTATGACACTGCTCAACTGTCTGCTTTCTGCTTG GTATGGTTTACCATTTGTGTCCCCAGACAACATACTAGTATCAATAATCAATGGCATAGGAGCAGCGATTGAAGTGACATACGTTTTCATCTTcgtgttgtttgcacccaagaAAGAGAAGGCGAAGATTCTTGGCCTTTTCTCCTTCGTGGTGGCAGTGTTCTCTGCTGTGGTTTTGGTGTCCCTGTTAGCTCTCCATGGAAATGCCAGAAAACTCTTCTGTGGCTTCGCTGCTTCAATCTTTTCCATCATCATGTATGGGTCTCCCCTCTCCATTATG GTACCTAATGGCGTGGGTTCAGCGTTGGGGACGATCCAACTGATACTGTATTTTATATACCGTGACAGTAAAAGTGATGGAAAGAAGGCAACAGCAGCATCATCGTCTGGAACACAAGAAGAAGGAACCGTGGAGATGGCAAAGCATGCCAACTCCAATGGAACAACTACGCAGGAAGAACAGGTCTAG